The following is a genomic window from Nymphaea colorata isolate Beijing-Zhang1983 chromosome 3, ASM883128v2, whole genome shotgun sequence.
CTCGGCCTAACATTGTAGGATTAGGTTGTTAGCCTTGACCAAagttgtttaaaattttaaataacaagaaaaacacaaacagaAGCAGGTGCACTGATAGAACCCGAAACAATGCCATGTTGATCTTGGTAAAAATGCAACCAAATGTGAATGACTAAAACCAGAATTTTTAGAAGCATGCTAAACTAAACAGTAGAATCAAAGAGTAAAGTCTGGCAAACGTCTTAACCACATTAGCAAGATTACACATGGCAAAGGTGGCATGCATGGCACACATGATAACTATGCAGATAAGCAGGGGCATAGCCGCATGTGGGGATGTGTAGGCAATTGCTCACACAGTCCAACAAAAATCACTTATCTACATATTGGTTAACCCCAAATTTTTGCACATTTGCGTATAACTGCCCCTCAAATATATAGTGAGTGCCCCTCAGCCAAGTATGTCTGGCTCCCCACTGCAAATAAGGATAGCATCAAGAATGAAGGCATCAATTATTGCATTCGTAACAGAAATGACAGAGATCAAAAATCTGTTGACAAAGTTAGCAAAAATTCTGTTCATGCTGTTACTGTTACCAAAGCTAATAAGGAAACAGATCAATCTGTTACAAGAATGATAAATATTTCTGTAAACAGCTCCTTATACTAGCCATGACATTTGTAAAAGTTGATCTATTTAAAGAGGACTTGAACACCGTCAATTCCAAGGACAATGGTGGCCTTCCATGGACTAGGTATTATTCCAGCCATGTTGAAAACTCTACTAATAAGCAAACGGTAACTTAAGTCCGCTTTCACTATTGCAATGCAGTTGCAGAGACCATGAACAGACGACACAAGAAATAGTTCATTGACATCAAGTGGTCAACAAAGTGGGAACGTcctgtttctcctttttctcgTCCCTTACATTGCATGTTCACTGACACACAAGTATCCGACCCTTTTAAGTCAGATATGGCGAAGACTAGTGTGCCtactttctttctttgatttataATCTAACCAAAAAGGAGCAGCCTCTGCCTTCTTTTTTACCTAATTTTATAGCAAATTAAGAGCCTATATAATCAGTCAAATAAGGACAAAAATGGAGAGACAATCATTAACAAGTGTTGGCTTTTAGGGGTGTGGGAGTTTTGTGCTTAGAATTGTGAGATAATGACATCATGCTCATGTAAGTTACGGGCCCCATCCAGATATCATACCTGAATAACATGAGAGACATTCTGTATGTCAAGACCACGTGCAGCAGCATCAGTACAGACGAGTACTCCACCCCTTTCCTGGAAATGTATCAAGTTCTCTCCTCGCTCCTCAAGAGAACTATTACTGTGGTAGGTCACACAATCAATGTCAACTTTGGCTAGTATTTTGGCTATAGATTCCACAGCATCCACAGTGTTTGCAAACACCATTGTTCTAGGTTTTCCATAAGCCACAGAGCTGCTTGATGAAAGCCCTCTTTTCACAGACTCTATAAGCACACCAACTTGGTTGTCAACTGTAACTTCCATCCATCTTTGCTCCAACCTGCAAAGAAGATGAGGTACAGTTGCTACACGTTACTGTAACTTAGAAATATGATGCAGGCAGAACAGAAAGcaaataaagcttcttcacaacaaattgtttgaaaaatgaaatagtACTAAATGGTGAATTGGTGATCTATAATTGGAAGGTATCAGACCAAGTAGGTGATAAAGATCCAGACAACTACTTTAAGACCAACATGGTTGAACAAGGGTAGGTGTTGGAAAACATGGAATTGGAACGAAGAAAATTCAGATGTAAGAAGAATGGAACCTTGGGTTGTGACAGTGGAGGAAACTCCCACTAACAAAACTGGCATCAGGAAACATTCGTTTTAGTATTCCACCAGCAGTTCTTTTCCCACTTTCTGGAAGGGTAGCAGCAACAAAGATGTACTGCTTACTACGCTTGTATGATTTCCTATTCCTCAACCAATCTTTCTTACGAGTATTTTCAGTTGTGAGCTCCTCCTCAAAACTTTCACCATCAACATTAACTTCAGCATCTACATCTTCTGTAGAGCAAACAGGCTCCAGCTCATTACAGTCCTCAGGCTTAAAGTCCACCCAAGACTTTACTTCATCTTTATTTTCCCTTCCAATCAGGAAATTCTCTTTCTTAGAAAGTGACTTTTCCTCATACCGGAACATGTTAATCAATTGGATCACTTGATTCTGAAAGCTTCCACATAGGAGGAGGTCTGCTTCATCAAACACCTGTTGACACCAAAATAATACCATAAAAGTTTTCaatccaaacaacaagaaaaacggGCTTGAATTCTATAAACCTGACAACCTTTATTACTGTGTCCTTCTCTTCATTGTATGTGCTTCAATAAAGAGAAATAGACATAATACTCAGATTGTCATGCTTTATATAAGTAAGAGGCCAGTTTTCTCAATGGAAATATCTAAATTATTTAATAGCACTTAGAGAGACCAATGCATCCGTCAACTGAAATAGCAGAAATGTTAAACTCAACAAGTTACCACATATTTGACATCTCGGAGAAATGCCGTTCTACGACGCCTTTTTGGGTCAAAAGCAAAGAGGTTGTTCAGAAGGGCAGCAGGAGTGGAAACAAGAACATCCGGCTGGGTAAATGGCCAACCCTACAATACCCCAGAAAGCCACTCAgtaaggaaaaaagaacaacagTAGCTGCCAATACACTATATTTAAGATAGTACGGCATTTGATTTAGCTTTAGAACCTTTTCAGCAGAAGGCcaccattttttttgtaaaacataTCTTTATAGTTTTCCACAACCTGGCGCATAACATATTTTGTGCAGGAAAATGAACTGAGAAGCAAGACCCTATTCAGCAAGCAACAGACTCACTTGGTTTCCACAAACAGCCGATGCCCTTAAAAGTGGGCTGCCATCCATGTTTTGCAGACAATTTGTCATACTAACAACTTGTTGGCATAACATCACATTTGGGCAGAGAACAAGTGAAAACTTCCGTGGCAATGGCGTAGCTCCATGATCAGCTGCAGCTGCAGCGGTATCACACGAGGCACATAACTTGTCAATTAGTGGAACTAGATATCCATGAGTTTTACCACTACCAGTCTCAGCTGCAATTACAACATCATTTCCAGAAGTTATTAAAGGTATACAAGATGCCTGCAAAGGAACAGAAGgtatcacaacaaaaatatggcAAGAAAAAACCCCTACAGCATTGATACAAGAAATAAATAACTGAATGCATAAGAAATTTCAGAATGCTAAATGCTGCGACACCTAGAACCAAAACAAATCACAAGAGAAGATTACGTAGGGGAGAAAGAGAATGCTGATAATTCAAGTCCATTACTTAAAGACTTTCGAGTCCTACGAGTGATAAATAGcagcaaaaatttgaaaagttatatGCTCAAATTTCATTTGCTCAATTGCGATTTGCACTTAAAAATCATCGTATTCTAAGTAGGATGGTACTGTCGCGAACAAGCACAAAAAAGACTATGATTCATCTCATTCCGGTGATAGTAAATCTCAATTGAAAACGAGAACTTTGACGGAAAACAACCACAATCAAGCGACTAAATCACATAGTTTTGCTTTACGAGTACTTCAATGGAGAGTGCTTATCATTCCGTGATCCCAAATGCCTCTATAGGAGCAGGATTTACAAGAACATAATGATCAAGCAGTTGCTCCGTGGACTCCGAACAGATTCTACCTGAACCAGGGAAGGCCTATGGAAACCGGCGGCGGAGAGTGCGAGACAGAGCTGGTCGGAGACGCCAAGGGACTTCCATGAAACGTTCTCAGCTGCGAAGAACGAACCTCCGTCCTGCGACGCCGGCGCTGACGACGAGGCTGAAAGCGGTCTAGCCCTCGGGTACCACTGCCCACGCCCGCAACGGCGGTGGAGGGAGAGGCCcggggaagaaaagaagagccTCAACGGGCCAGCTCCACATGGTGATGGTGACGACGGAAGTTTACACGTAAACAAACAACAGAAATGGCGAACCTGCAGAGTCGTCGTCATCGTCTTCCCGGAGCCCCTGTATTCCTTCACTTCAAGACCGAGAGGCACAAGGAGCGCCTCAGACCATATTTCCAATAGGAATTAAAACCTCCGTGATCCGGTCCGCCAGCTCGAAATCCGACGGCGCAGATTGCTTGCTCAGGTTGCGGTTCGTTTTGCAGCCAAGATATTGGATCGGACTCGGTCCCATTAGGACGCATATTTTTGGCTGAGTGTTCAGATATGCATATCAAGAACCCGTAATCAAATCCAAGATGACGACCTATAATCGTATTGCTCATATGAGCTTTGCTGAGAGGTacaaatgaattgattcaatGGAATTGATGTGAAGTTCTGGTACAAGTTTGACGGTACTGAGGTTTGATTCTTTATACGCGCAAGTAATCCAAATTCAGTAACTCTCTCTCCATGCAGAAGAGGTGCACTAGGGCGTCTTCAGACACAGAATGGTTGTTGGTGTGCCAAACAGTGAGAATCATTCAAAGAAATAGGCTTGAGCCagtaataaaggaaaaaaataattagattaTTACATTTACTCCGAACCTTTAGCAACAAAATCTTACAGATCACTAGTGCAATATTGCTGGCACAATGAAAATTGAGACTTTACAGCCAAATGGCATCTACAATTGAATCATCGATTTGACAAAAGTTTTGGAAGATCATGTCATCCTCCAAGCATTTTCAAGCGAGGCCAAGATGACAATCTTCTGAGCCATCAATAGCGTAATGTCATGGCACCAAACACTCTCGTCGCCATTCACTTGGGCACCGTCGAGACATGAAGATGGATGAGGACAGCCTACCATTCATTACTTTAAGAAGTACCCTAAGAACCTGGAAGAAGCCTTCCGTTGTACATTTTGTCCAACAGTTTACGCGCTTCTGGCCTTCTCAAAAGACCTTTGTTGTTTGCCAAACCAGTTCCAAGACAAACAGGACATACTAGTATCCCACGGCCTGCAACAGGGGAAAACACACAGCTGTGAGATTTTAGAGCATGCAGCTCAACTTGCATAAATTAGTATAGCAGTTGTAATCACGAACGTTGGTTTCAATTCAACACAAATAGAACAAGGAGATAACCTGTTTAAACAGGTGAGTAGAATGTACAAATGGCCTTCTCCAAACATTTCAGAAACTGATTCAGGACTCAAGAAAAGATGCATGttataacaaaaatatatacGGCTTCAGTTACGGTTTAGACAATACCAGGCATTTTCTACTTTTGCCAATTATCAACTCAGACATTTAGGGGCCACTTGGCAACAGTACATTTTGCTAccgtttcatgaatatgctcaATTTATGGAACACTGActgaggcagattcatagaacagtaACACACTGTTCCCATCGCCAAATGGCCCCTCAAGAGTGCCTTGAGAGCTATAGACTATAACTTAGTTAAGCCATTGTCCATTGCACTGCCTCATTAAACATTATTCATCTatgacaaactttttttttatcctctTTTTGTTAGTTGCGAACATATACCAAAACAATGGCTAAGACAAGCTATAAATCTTACGATCCTATGTTTATTTTATGATCATAAAAAAGGTTACACTCCTTATATTCATGGCAATGCATGAACTCGGAATTGAAACACAACTGCATCAGTTAGAAGTGCTATTATTATGGTAACGGCAGTAAAAACTATCACACACACATGGAAGTATGATAGCTCCATTATGATAACCAAAATCCATGACCACCTTGAAGGATAATCCTGTTTACTTATTAACCAGCATCTCAATATGTACTACCAAAATTTGCAAGGATGCTTTCAAATCATGcttggagaaagaaagaaacatggtCTTACTCTAATGGGAAGAAATAAATGTAGCAGACTACAGAGAGGTACAAGTAGTCACCTTCAGATAGGGAAAATAGagtaagaaatggaaaaaaaatcagaatccAAAAAACTAAGAAACCAAGAAAGTCTTTGTTTGTCTCAAAGATTATAGAGACAACTAATGTTCATTATACAAGCCCTACATGCTAATGAATCTGAAAAAGTGCGTGCATAAACCATAGCAGAAGGGGTCCAGAATTTCATCAGCAGATGAAACTAATCATGATCAACAAATGTCTTGCCTTTGTTTGATTCCTAAGAAGCAGCATTTTTCTTCCAAGACCTACCACAATCGTATTTGCAAATCTTTGACCTCATAAAAGTACAGGGCGACAGCATGATACTTGCTTAAGCATGTTCTGGGAAAAGGTCTTCTCTAACTGGCAAAGTTATCATACCTTCCTGCAAGTCATCCCTCTATTGATAGGATAATTTAATACAATATTATCGTTCTTTTGGTGTTCAGCTACGGTGAAGCACTTCATTCTATTTGCTTAATTTATCAAGGAAACATTAACCCTTCTATCTAATAAGATAGCAGACATCTGAACAAAGCGcgaaaaaccaaataaaaatattaaaaaccagCCTGTACTTCCAAAGTTATCCAGAGAAGGATATATGTGTACTTAACATACATAAGCCTCTCTCTACGAGTCAATATTCAGAAAAACGGCTCataaaggaaataaataaataaaccaCATAACTTAGATGGCATGTTTTCTAAATGTTATTACTTTTCCATGTTTAAGTAGTGGTAGTTGCACCACACAAActgattcaaaatttcaaaaatagaaCATCTTTGGTGGTATGCTAGTGAAAAAGTGCAGAAAGTACCATAGCAGTTAGGGCATTCTGTGAACTCATAAACATCTTTTGCACGTTTTCTATTAAGTGCTTTCCATTTTCCTGTGCCACCGCACATGTCACCTGTCAGAACAGTATAAAAAGCAGTTAGAGTTGACACTAGAAAAATATAACCTTTACACCAAGATATACCACATGCATAAATGAATGAAGATACTGGAACCTGGAATTTACTATTTCATGTGCCACTGTATGGCATTAGGTCATATGTTACCTGGACAATTCTAACAGCTGCACACATTTTTTGAAACTTGACAATTAAAATTGATGATACCAACAAACTGAGGCACAGGTTCTTGGATCattcagttttcaaatttaCTTTTCGAAGTGCATTTTAACTATTGGATTTAACATTTGAGTATCCACAAAAACAAGCATCTAATTGACTTGATATTGGCCACTTCTCATggaatttttttgaaacattttaaaGGACAATATGCATGCAGTATTTCACTTCTTTGGAACGGGTATGTCCCTTGCATGTATTATGACTGACATATAGTATGGTAACAGGTAAAACACACATAGCAGCATGCAAAagatacaaaatgaaaatctgaCATGGTATGAAACAACAATGTCATCcaaaattaaaacatttgacCTTTTTGTATGTTAAGCACACTAGAAGATCAATTACTACATATGCAAGGTATAGCTGTTCCCTTAAATATGCTAGGTGCATGTATATGAGATAAAATCACTAGCACTATCGCATATTTTAAGCACTTCTAATCCATCTCTAAATTGATGCCTATATTGTATCAAGCCTTCAACTTGTAATATATCCTTAATATATAGCAGGTGAGTATAGGATACAGAAATCCATGCAGATTGCAGCACCTCTCAGAAGAACTTGAGTGGAGATGTGGCAAACATGTCAGTTTGTGATGGTTTACATGTTTATATATGTGTCTATGTAAGTGTTACATGCGGGGTGGATGCGCATGTGTGTGAAAACAGAATAGTGTGCCCTAGAACTCATCAGCCTAGAAGAACTATGTAATGGAAACTGGGTATGAAATATGCATTACAGCAAACAAAGCAGCCCACCCATACCCGAGTTGACTTGGGAGAAGTGGCCTATAAGCCATGCAACATGAAACAGTTTCTCATCATGCACCTTTATGTAGTTCAAGTGTTTGACTAACAAAAGGACTAGCATAAGATTTCATGAGATATCCATTGAGCACATAAATAATGATAGTGCATATAAGGAAATCCAGCTC
Proteins encoded in this region:
- the LOC116250556 gene encoding DEAD-box ATP-dependent RNA helicase 22, coding for MTTTLQVRHFCCLFTCKLPSSPSPCGAGPLRLFFSSPGLSLHRRCGRGQWYPRARPLSASSSAPASQDGGSFFAAENVSWKSLGVSDQLCLALSAAGFHRPSLVQASCIPLITSGNDVVIAAETGSGKTHGYLVPLIDKLCASCDTAAAAADHGATPLPRKFSLVLCPNVMLCQQVVSMTNCLQNMDGSPLLRASAVCGNQGWPFTQPDVLVSTPAALLNNLFAFDPKRRRRTAFLRDVKYVVFDEADLLLCGSFQNQVIQLINMFRYEEKSLSKKENFLIGRENKDEVKSWVDFKPEDCNELEPVCSTEDVDAEVNVDGESFEEELTTENTRKKDWLRNRKSYKRSKQYIFVAATLPESGKRTAGGILKRMFPDASFVSGSFLHCHNPRLEQRWMEVTVDNQVGVLIESVKRGLSSSSSVAYGKPRTMVFANTVDAVESIAKILAKVDIDCVTYHSNSSLEERGENLIHFQERGGVLVCTDAAARGLDIQNVSHVIQAEFATSAVDFLHRIGRTARAGQPGVVTSLYTEANRDLVAAVRQAGKLGQPVEKAFSRKRSFRNKIKKGKHLDIMEASGV